From a region of the Molothrus ater isolate BHLD 08-10-18 breed brown headed cowbird chromosome 27, BPBGC_Mater_1.1, whole genome shotgun sequence genome:
- the LOC129046591 gene encoding keratin, type I cytoskeletal 14, with protein MSTTVRQYSSSTSLKGFGGLGGGSSRVSSVRVGGGGYRAPSVHGGSGSYSVSSRVVSGLGSGFGGSYCSSAGGALGGGFGGSYGAGFGAAFGGGFGGFGGGDGILPAGEKETMQNLNDRLAAYLDKVRALEEANTDLEVKIREWYKKQGPGPDRDYSPYYRTIEELRNKILSATVENANIVLQIDNARLAADDFRTKFESEQALRMSVEADINGLRRVLDELTLSRADLEMQIENLKEELAYLKKNHEEEMTALRGQVGGEISVEMDAAPGIDLTKILAEMREQYESLAEKNRRDAEQWFFSKTEELNREVAINTEQLQSGKTEITELRRTIQSLEIDLQSQLSTKAALEGTLADTEARYGTQLAQLQMLITGVEEQLAELRCDMERQNHEYRVLLDVKCRLEQEIATYRRLLEGEDAHISSQYSSAMSSHSGRDVVTSSRQVRTIVEEVQDGKVVSSREQVALTTR; from the exons ATGAGCACCACTGTCAGGCAATACTCGTCCTCCACCTCCCTCAAGGGCTTCGGGGGCCTGGGGGGAGGCTCCAGCAGGGTCTCCTCCGTGCGTGTCGGGGGAGGAGGGTACCGGGCCCCCAGCGTGCACGGGGGCTCCGGCAGCTACTCCGTCTCCTCCCGCGTGGTCTCGGGGCTCGGCAGCGGCTTTGGGGGCAGCTACTGCAGCAGCGCAGGAGGGGCCCTGGGCGGGGGCTTTGGGGGCAGCTATGGGGCCGGCTTTGGGGCCGCCTTTGGAGGAGGATTTGGAGGCTTTGGAGGCGGTGATGGCATCCTGCCGGCGGGGGAGAAGGAGACCATGCAGAACCTCAACGACCGCCTGGCCGCCTACCTGGACAAGGTGCGAGCCCTGGAGGAGGCCAACACCGACCTGGAGGTGAAGATCAGGGAGTGGTACAAGAAGCAGGGACCTGGTCCTGACCGTGACTACAGCCCCTACTACAGGACTATCGAGGAGCTCAGGAACAAG ATTCTTTCTGCAACTGTTGAAAATGCCAACATCGTCCTGCAGATCGACaatgccaggctggcagcagacGACTTCCGAACCAA GTTTGAGTCGGAGCAGGCTCTGCGCATGAGTGTTGAGGCTGACATCAACGGCCTGCGCCGGGTCCTGGATGAGCTGACCCTGTCCAGAGCCGACCTGGAGATGCAGATCGAGAACCTGAAGGAGGAGCTGGCTTATCTGAAGAAGAACCATGAGGAG GAAATGACTGCCCTGCGTGGGCAGGTGGGTGGGGAGATCAGCGTGGAGATGGACGCTGCTCCTGGCATCGACCTCACCAAGATCCTGGCGGAGATGCGGGAGCAGTACGAGAGCCTGGCGGAGAAGAACCGCAGGGACGCCGAGCAGTGGTTCTTCAGCaag ACAGAAGAGCTGAACCGGGAGGTGGCCATCAACacggagcagctgcagagcgGCAAGACGGAGATCACGGAGCTGCGGCGCACGATCCAGAGCCTGGAGATCGACCTGCAGTCGCAGCTCAGCACG AAAGCGGCGCTGGAGGGCACCCTGGCCGACACGGAGGCGCGCTACGGCACCcagctggcccagctgcagATGCTGATCACGGGCgtggaggagcagctggccGAGCTGCGCTGCGACATGGAGCGCCAGAACCACGAGTACAGGGTCCTGCTGGACGTCAAGTGCCGCCTGGAGCAGGAGATCGCCACGTACCGCCggctgctggagggagaggATGCCCA CATCTCCTCCCAGTACTCCTCGGCCATGTCCTCACACTCTGGCAGAGATG TCGTGACATCGTCCCGCCAGGTGCGCACGATCGTGGAGGAGGTGCAGGACGGGAAGGTGGTGTCCTCCCGGGAGCAGGTGGCACTCACCACTCGCTAG